GTTTACATGTCCTCTCAGATGGACAGTTAATGACGGTTAATGACAGTTTGTGACGGTGGCATTAATTAGAAATAATGAACATTAACTAGAATAAAGAAGAaactgagactgaaccaaagACCCGGATCTGTGTGTGAATCTGTTGTTTATATCCGGACCTGAAACTAATGtaactgatgttttcatcacaggCTAATGTGTTAATTTGATGTAGTTCATCGTTTTGTcaacaaatgataataaatagtttaaaaacTTGTTGTATTTTCACAGTCTTGTGTTTAAGCCAAACGATGATTCAATAATTTTCTCTCAATCAGCTCATTAATTGATTCGATTGAGGGAGGGAATATCTTAAGACTGTactgagggagaagagagatCTCCCCTCCCCCATGTTGTGCAGTTTATAGTTTTACTCACAGTTAAATCCAGAGGCAAACATGAATCAAACATGAAGCAGTGAAGCTGGTTTTAAAGACTGAAACATGTTCGTCATTAAAGAACAGTATTAATGTTTCTGATTCTGTGgctgtttaaatgtgtttaattgcaGCTTTACACACTGACCACTGACTGACGGACTGATTGCTGCTTGTGTTGACAGTTTCTTTTCCAGTCCAGCACAGCCTCAGTTTTCATCATGGTTGGTTACACATGAACCAGTTCTGGTCCTGACAATGGATTCAGTCTGATTGGACCCTGGTAGACTAACAGTCTGGTAGACCAGCAGAGTCATGGAGAAGTTTGGGATGAGTTTCGGGGGCGGGCCCAGTAGGAAGGAGCTGTTGGACACCATCGAGTCCCAGAAAAAACAGCTGGTCCAGTACCAGACCCGCTTCAAGGATGTGGTCCGGGCCTACAAGAGTCTTCTGAAGGAGAAGGAGGCTCTGGAGGCCAGTCTGAAGGTCCTGACGGTGACCCAGGAGGTGGACCTGAACCAGCAGGGCCAGGACaacaccactgctgctgccgcctcAGACCTCCCAGAGGACGGCTGCTCACTGCACAGTGAGGACAGCGAGGACACGGTGGCGTCTGTGGACATGCCCACTGAGACCACCAGAGGGGACCAATCAGAGGAAGACCAGGGAGAACTGGGAGGGAAAGTAAGCTCGAtggtacatttaaaaaagtcagCTGACTGAAACATCCTTTAGTTATTAAATGTTATCTGTTCTCCAGTTTCTCTCATATactacacacatatatatatatatatatatatatatacactcatATATATAGTCCAGGTAAACCAGAGTTACCTGGACAGGTGTGTTTGGTTCAGTGGATGATGCAACGTGACGAGTTCAAACTCTTGTTTCTTCCTGCAGACCCTGAGGGTGGAGAGGGCGGAGCTTGAGGCCGGTGCCGCAGAAAGAAGTGGTATGGGGGCGGAGCCTCAGCAACAGGCCACGGCCCTTACAAACGTGGAGGCAGAGCGTCGCATCGCCCAGCTGAAGAGCCAACTGACCACGCTCACCGGCGCCCTGGCCACGGTGACACAGGAGAAGTCTCGTATGGAGGCGAGTTTCCAGGCTGACAAGCGTCAGTTgaagcaggaggtggaggagctgcGGGAACGCCTGGTCACCATGACGACACAGCAGGAGGCGGAGCTGCacgctctgcagcagcagctggccgAGAGTCGCGCTCGCATCATCACGCAGCAGCACgagagggagcaggagcagggagATCACGTCCAGCAGCTGAGGGAGCTGCAGAGGATCCTGCAGCAGGAACGAGACCTGCGGCAGGACGCCGAGCTCCGCCTACAGGACGCCAACACCACcctcctgatgacatcacaggcTGTAGACCGTGGGGTGGAGTCTGAGGCTCACCTTAACCAGGtaagggaggagagagatgagctgaagaggaggcTGCAGGCCGCAGAGGAAGACCAGAAGAAACCAGATCCCAGAGTGGATGAGCTGCAGCGGGAGCTGAGGGAGCTGAAAAACCACTTCCAGAAGCAGATCCACAGCGAGACCAGGAAGGTAAGGCTAGACCAGAGCTAACTAAAACCAGATCACAACTAGACCAGGAAGGTAGGGCTTGACCAGAGCTAACTAAAACAAGGCCCACACTAACTAAAGTGGATCCACAATCAGACCAGGGAGGTAAAACAACTTGAACCAAACTGAACTCTGAACTCAATCTGACTGAAGATTCCAGACTATAATCCAACAGGCTCAGGTTCAGGTGCAGTACCTCACATTGTCCAGCAGGTGTCAGTGTGACTGTTTGAAAGGTTCAGTGAACTTCTTCAGGTTTTAGTCTCAGCAggttctggtctcagtctgaaccctctctgtgtttcaggtctGCGAGGCAGAGGAGCGCGCTCGTGAGCGTGCTCAGGCCGCAGAGATCCGGGTCGCAGGTCTGGAGCAGCGAGTCTCTGAGCTGTCGGAGCTGCTGGGTTCCTGTGAGAAGGCGAGGCAGCGAGACCAGCAGACCGCTCAGAGACTCCGGGACCGGATCCTGCAGCTGGACACAGAGAACAAAACGCTGGCCATTGCCGCCTCCAGCAGGTCGACCTCTGACCTAAGCATAGACGAGTCGCAGCTGGACGTGGGTGCGCTGaaggagaagctgcagagggtgaagaagctgctgttgctggcGGCTCAGAGGAATCCAGACCAGAACATCCAGGACCTCGCAGAGACTGAGGCAGAGCCGGGTGGGGACAGAGCCTCGGCGCT
The sequence above is drawn from the Seriola aureovittata isolate HTS-2021-v1 ecotype China chromosome 22, ASM2101889v1, whole genome shotgun sequence genome and encodes:
- the gcc1 gene encoding GRIP and coiled-coil domain-containing protein 1 isoform X2, encoding MEKFGMSFGGGPSRKELLDTIESQKKQLVQYQTRFKDVVRAYKSLLKEKEALEASLKVLTVTQEVDLNQQGQDNTTAAAASDLPEDGCSLHSEDSEDTVASVDMPTETTRGDQSEEDQGELGGKTLRVERAELEAGAAERSGMGAEPQQQATALTNVEAERRIAQLKSQLTTLTGALATVTQEKSRMEASFQADKRQLKQEVEELRERLVTMTTQQEAELHALQQQLAESRARIITQQHEREQEQGDHVQQLRELQRILQQERDLRQDAELRLQDANTTLLMTSQAVDRGVESEAHLNQVREERDELKRRLQAAEEDQKKPDPRVDELQRELRELKNHFQKQIHSETRKVCEAEERARERAQAAEIRVAGLEQRVSELSELLGSCEKARQRDQQTAQRLRDRILQLDTENKTLAIAASSRSTSDLSIDESQLDVGALKEKLQRVKKLLLLAAQRNPDQNIQDLAETEAEPGGDRASALVYQQELRQLKDEFERYKLRAQVVLKNKNAKDGCQAKELEEVRDQLSELKEKYINLRIQSDEAEVHRCRELEERQQAVAALQQSHRQEVERAEALHRDELLRLEAELHKQRERTMALLDEKDQELERLRAAAAAALSRDECNEAADVDGEPGPESEGDIVSQALRRVAPAEPTLLLYAEQLARKEVEVGGLRRHKHRLEEDLHQLQARLIANGERHDEEVTELRGQLDKLIRDQSREGANMEYLKNVIYKFLTLQDASGRQQTLTAILTILHFSPQEKHHVLRLQGATWWTNKR
- the gcc1 gene encoding GRIP and coiled-coil domain-containing protein 1 isoform X1 — protein: MEKFGMSFGGGPSRKELLDTIESQKKQLVQYQTRFKDVVRAYKSLLKEKEALEASLKVLTVTQEVDLNQQGQDNTTAAAASDLPEDGCSLHSEDSEDTVASVDMPTETTRGDQSEEDQGELGGKVSSMTLRVERAELEAGAAERSGMGAEPQQQATALTNVEAERRIAQLKSQLTTLTGALATVTQEKSRMEASFQADKRQLKQEVEELRERLVTMTTQQEAELHALQQQLAESRARIITQQHEREQEQGDHVQQLRELQRILQQERDLRQDAELRLQDANTTLLMTSQAVDRGVESEAHLNQVREERDELKRRLQAAEEDQKKPDPRVDELQRELRELKNHFQKQIHSETRKVCEAEERARERAQAAEIRVAGLEQRVSELSELLGSCEKARQRDQQTAQRLRDRILQLDTENKTLAIAASSRSTSDLSIDESQLDVGALKEKLQRVKKLLLLAAQRNPDQNIQDLAETEAEPGGDRASALVYQQELRQLKDEFERYKLRAQVVLKNKNAKDGCQAKELEEVRDQLSELKEKYINLRIQSDEAEVHRCRELEERQQAVAALQQSHRQEVERAEALHRDELLRLEAELHKQRERTMALLDEKDQELERLRAAAAAALSRDECNEAADVDGEPGPESEGDIVSQALRRVAPAEPTLLLYAEQLARKEVEVGGLRRHKHRLEEDLHQLQARLIANGERHDEEVTELRGQLDKLIRDQSREGANMEYLKNVIYKFLTLQDASGRQQTLTAILTILHFSPQEKHHVLRLQGATWWTNKR